A portion of the Kineosporia corallincola genome contains these proteins:
- a CDS encoding sacsin N-terminal ATP-binding-like domain-containing protein codes for MTDDRFGTAGIRQRVLAAWAASPTRFREDANAEEELVLGGYRDRLVVELAQNAADAALRAGVSGRLLLRLTDGSGNPGGTGDLGNGPVLVAANTGAPLDADGVQALCTLRASAKRDGGTVGRFGVGFAAVLAVTDEPVVLSRSGGVRFSAADTRELVRRTAFEGDSAQLAEELQRRDGQVPALRLPFEAEGTPPEGYDTAVLLPLSGPDAAARVRQLLTAVSDVLLLALPGLDQIVVELPGETPRVISDVARRWRIVRREGEVPAGLLADRPVEEQVLTRWSLTWALPGGEAELPQPAVLNAPTPSDESLPWPAVLVASVPMDVTRRHVVPGPVTDLIVHNAALAYADLLTEVAAEGGEAWPLVVTGLPAGPVDGALREAVLALLPERPLLHAAEDPKTLLRPSEALALNGPVGADRAVVNVFASWLAGLVHAPRPSWTVLETLGVRRMWLSDAVEALPALPDPERWRGVYDAIAGLTLDETVRESLAFLPIPLADGTVARGARGLLLASPETDVDAGAPISVPEALAVLGAKVVHPDAVHPVLERLGVTVAGPRALVELPVVRTAVHEINDGPGGFTEDARSPDELRDAVLALVAVAVTAGELGPGELPWLGELELSDEDGEPTPASVLAIEGSPAADWFHPDDVGILPEWWARRWGESTLVAVGVLRGPGAFLASEVSLEPDLLGLDDEDGTPAAELDGWDDYTAWVQATHPEMLPGGTISELIAVRDLDLVRPESLPGVVAAIAGDPLLRPALVRPARVVSGGRGFDVPSYTAWWLRSELSGGDDDGGVLAAPGAEASLRALLPPAPDWLTGLDPVASRAVGVVTTVDDLDAQGLHDVLDRLADPDVTLTSAMLLPLLERIADLAPPAAGDGDHPDVVRGLDPDDVTATVVVPLAQAVLVDSPMYRQRTDLGVQVPVNPARSGALAGLLGLTAAHDLAAGAVDDTHGTQQTVGEAVLAVLPAAPVTWCEHEELHVDSVEVDWWLEGDGPDARVHAATVDGLARALTWACDRWELRDLIAALLADPGLGPDVLVDQTFG; via the coding sequence GTGACCGACGACCGGTTCGGCACGGCGGGGATCCGGCAGCGGGTCCTGGCGGCCTGGGCGGCTTCACCCACCCGGTTCCGTGAAGATGCCAATGCCGAGGAAGAGCTGGTCCTGGGCGGTTACCGGGACCGGCTGGTGGTGGAGCTCGCCCAGAACGCCGCCGACGCGGCGCTCCGGGCGGGTGTGTCCGGCCGGCTGCTGCTGCGGCTGACCGACGGCTCCGGAAACCCGGGCGGCACCGGCGATCTCGGCAACGGCCCGGTGCTGGTCGCCGCCAACACCGGCGCCCCGCTCGACGCCGACGGGGTGCAGGCACTGTGCACGCTGCGGGCGTCGGCGAAGCGGGACGGTGGCACGGTCGGCCGGTTCGGCGTCGGTTTCGCCGCCGTGCTGGCGGTCACCGACGAGCCGGTGGTGCTGAGTCGTTCCGGGGGCGTCCGGTTCTCCGCCGCCGACACCCGGGAACTGGTGCGGCGCACCGCCTTCGAAGGCGACTCCGCGCAGCTGGCGGAAGAACTCCAGCGACGTGACGGTCAGGTTCCGGCGCTGCGCCTGCCGTTCGAGGCCGAGGGCACCCCGCCGGAGGGCTATGACACGGCGGTGCTGCTGCCGCTGTCCGGGCCGGACGCCGCGGCGCGGGTGCGCCAGCTGCTGACCGCCGTCTCCGACGTGCTGCTGCTGGCCCTGCCCGGTCTGGACCAGATCGTGGTCGAGCTGCCCGGCGAAACCCCGCGGGTGATCAGCGATGTCGCCCGGCGCTGGCGGATCGTGCGGCGGGAGGGCGAGGTTCCGGCCGGACTGCTGGCCGACCGGCCGGTGGAGGAGCAGGTGCTCACCCGCTGGTCGCTGACCTGGGCCCTGCCCGGCGGCGAGGCCGAGCTGCCGCAGCCGGCGGTGCTGAACGCCCCCACCCCCAGTGACGAGTCCCTGCCCTGGCCGGCGGTTCTCGTGGCCAGTGTGCCGATGGACGTGACACGCCGGCACGTGGTGCCCGGCCCGGTGACCGACCTGATCGTGCACAACGCCGCCCTCGCCTACGCCGACCTGCTCACCGAGGTCGCGGCCGAGGGAGGTGAGGCCTGGCCACTGGTGGTCACCGGACTGCCCGCCGGGCCGGTCGACGGCGCGCTGCGGGAGGCGGTGCTGGCCCTGCTGCCCGAGCGCCCGCTGCTGCACGCGGCCGAGGACCCGAAGACCCTGCTGCGTCCCTCCGAGGCCCTGGCCCTGAACGGGCCGGTCGGTGCGGACCGCGCGGTGGTGAACGTGTTCGCCTCCTGGCTGGCCGGTCTCGTGCACGCCCCGCGCCCGTCCTGGACGGTGCTGGAAACCCTTGGCGTGCGCCGGATGTGGCTGTCCGACGCGGTGGAGGCGCTGCCCGCGCTGCCCGACCCGGAGCGCTGGCGTGGGGTCTACGACGCGATCGCCGGGCTGACCCTCGACGAAACCGTGCGCGAGTCGCTGGCTTTCCTTCCGATCCCGCTGGCCGACGGCACGGTGGCACGCGGTGCCCGCGGGCTGCTGCTGGCCTCACCGGAGACCGATGTCGACGCCGGTGCCCCGATCTCGGTGCCGGAGGCGCTGGCCGTGCTCGGTGCCAAGGTGGTGCACCCCGATGCCGTGCACCCGGTGCTGGAGCGGCTGGGCGTTACCGTGGCCGGGCCCCGGGCCCTGGTCGAGCTGCCGGTGGTGCGCACCGCCGTTCACGAGATCAACGACGGACCGGGCGGTTTCACCGAGGACGCCCGGTCGCCCGACGAACTGCGTGACGCCGTGCTGGCCCTGGTGGCCGTGGCCGTGACCGCCGGTGAGCTGGGCCCGGGTGAGCTGCCCTGGCTGGGCGAGCTGGAGCTGAGCGACGAGGACGGCGAGCCCACCCCGGCCTCCGTCCTGGCGATCGAGGGCAGCCCGGCGGCCGACTGGTTCCATCCCGACGACGTCGGGATCCTGCCGGAGTGGTGGGCCCGGCGCTGGGGTGAGAGCACCCTGGTCGCGGTCGGTGTGCTGCGTGGCCCGGGGGCCTTCCTGGCCTCCGAGGTGTCGCTCGAACCCGACCTGCTGGGCCTCGACGACGAAGACGGTACGCCCGCCGCCGAACTCGACGGCTGGGACGACTACACCGCCTGGGTGCAGGCCACGCACCCGGAGATGCTGCCCGGGGGAACGATTTCCGAGCTGATCGCCGTCCGTGATCTGGATCTGGTCCGGCCGGAGTCGCTGCCCGGCGTGGTGGCCGCGATCGCCGGTGACCCGCTGCTGCGCCCCGCCCTGGTGCGACCGGCCAGGGTGGTCTCCGGGGGCCGCGGGTTCGACGTGCCCTCGTACACCGCGTGGTGGTTGCGGTCCGAGCTGAGCGGCGGCGACGACGACGGGGGTGTGCTGGCCGCACCGGGCGCCGAGGCGTCGTTGCGGGCGCTGCTGCCCCCGGCGCCGGACTGGCTGACCGGACTGGACCCGGTCGCGAGCCGCGCGGTCGGTGTGGTCACCACCGTCGACGACCTCGACGCCCAGGGGCTGCACGACGTGCTGGACCGGCTGGCCGATCCGGACGTCACGCTGACCTCGGCGATGCTGCTGCCCCTGCTGGAGCGGATCGCCGACCTGGCGCCGCCGGCGGCGGGCGACGGCGATCACCCGGACGTCGTCCGTGGTCTGGATCCCGACGACGTGACCGCGACCGTGGTGGTGCCCCTGGCCCAGGCGGTGCTGGTCGACTCGCCGATGTACCGCCAGCGAACCGATCTGGGCGTGCAGGTGCCGGTGAACCCGGCGCGGTCGGGTGCCCTCGCCGGGCTGCTCGGCCTGACCGCCGCGCACGACCTGGCGGCCGGTGCGGTGGACGACACGCACGGCACGCAGCAGACGGTCGGTGAGGCCGTGCTGGCGGTGCTGCCGGCGGCGCCGGTCACCTGGTGCGAGCACGAGGAGTTGCACGTCGACAGCGTCGAGGTGGACTGGTGGCTGGAGGGCGACGGGCCGGACGCCCGGGTGCACGCGGCCACGGTGGACGGCCTGGCCCGCGCCCTGACCTGGGCCTGTGACCGCTGGGAGTTGCGCGACCTGATCGCTGCCCTGCTCGCCGATCCCGGGCTGGGGCCGGACGTGCTGGTGGACCAGACCTTCGGTTAG
- a CDS encoding MarR family winged helix-turn-helix transcriptional regulator — protein sequence MLEETELRVSLMKVTRRLRAEKSDTELTDSQMSVLSVLDRGGPLTPRALADYERVQPPSMTRTLAALAERGLVDRAPDPGDGRQIIVRITDSGAAAVTATRRQRDAWLAQQLADLDPDERAVLARASQILRRIADS from the coding sequence GTGCTCGAGGAGACAGAGTTGCGCGTGTCCCTGATGAAGGTGACGCGGCGGCTGCGCGCGGAGAAGTCCGATACTGAACTGACGGACAGTCAGATGTCGGTGCTCTCCGTGCTGGACCGTGGTGGTCCGCTGACCCCGCGGGCGCTGGCCGACTACGAACGGGTGCAGCCGCCGTCGATGACGCGCACCCTCGCCGCCCTGGCGGAACGCGGTCTGGTCGACCGCGCGCCGGATCCGGGTGACGGCCGGCAGATCATCGTGCGGATCACCGATTCCGGCGCCGCCGCCGTCACCGCGACCCGCCGTCAGCGCGATGCCTGGCTGGCTCAGCAGCTGGCCGACCTCGACCCGGATGAGCGAGCCGTCCTCGCCCGTGCGTCGCAGATATTAAGGAGGATCGCCGACTCGTGA